A segment of the Lycium ferocissimum isolate CSIRO_LF1 unplaced genomic scaffold, AGI_CSIRO_Lferr_CH_V1 ctg23029, whole genome shotgun sequence genome:
GGGATGCTTTATACCTTTTGGGTTGCCTTCTTTATGCCTTAAAGATCAAACGGATTCCGGAAaaaggccaaatatacccctatactATTGGAAAACGAATCAAATATAGCCCTCATTATCttttttggttcaaatatacACTCGCTGGGCATTTTCACCCAAATACACCAAATTCCCCCGTTAAAATTGTCCAAGGTGGAGACCAAATTTTATAACTCGGTGAGTTATTACTCGATTTTATTTCTACTGGCTTTGTCAAACTATGGTCTTTTCTTTAAGTTTGTTGAACCAAATGGCTAGTAAGAATCCTGATGATCCATTTCCAATTTTTCGAAAGCCAAAAGCAAAATCTCCAGACGGGGATGGCCAAATTTTAGAAACATCACTTGTATTGAGTGTTGAACCTAAACTAATATTATTGTAAGACAGAGCAATGTTGAAGGTAGAAGCACTAAAAAATTGCAAGTAGAAACAGATGGAACTGCAGAATATCACGAATCAGGTTTGTCTTGTAGGGGCCCGACTTAAATccaattattattttatgtcTACACCAGTAAGTTACGTTTTTGTTTGAGTCAAAATTCGtattttacccaaatagttGAATTTGTTTTAAGGTTAACCACAGTTGGTAGTAATTTGATATAAATGAAAGAATTAACACAAGCACGTTATTAGTAattgataaagaataagtaaataaagagaaagaaaaagagtaaaCTTATGCCAATTATGATGAACAACAGTAGTGGATTTCCTTATCCTCCAGAATGAATGAAAACTTGATGATCAAAGAATAAAGATCAGAATAAACCAGAAATTGTAATCAATAATAATAGTGTATTTTCTAGTCAGACTTGGATGCCTTGGTCTACAAATGAAAATCCTATTTATAGGTATATGATCCTATCTGGTGCTCTTTCCGTTGTGTGTCCGTAACGACAATCATTAATTGCTGAATTAATGATTGtcatttaatttccttgattctggCCGTTAGTAACCATTTTGTCATTACTGCATTAACTCTATTTAATGCGTAGTAAAGAGGGCCTTATATGTTATTTCCGTGGATGTTCTCGCCGTTGACCCAGTCTGCTGCCTCTCCGTAAATGCTATGCTCGGCATTACCATCTGATGTTTTATACGTCATTGAATAACCGACACATGTCGACTACATTTTGATCCACGTGTCGGGTACATTTTTTACCCATACGTTTTGTAGAATCAGCAACCCATAActcaaaattctaattccaCCTTCAGTAGTGGTGGAGCCATAGCACGGAACACCGAACAccgttcaaaaaaaattatgccgAAGTACGGAACATGTCAATTATTACGTATTACGGTATATATTACATATTGAACACCCTTAATAAATAGATTATATGAATTCGAATGCCCTTCGATGAAAATTCCTAGCCTCGGCCATCACtccccgatatatatatatatatatatatatatatatatatatatataaagtgacACACAAAATACATACAACGACATAATTGTATGTGTTGTCATGTTGTGTATGTCATATATACGTTTTGTATGTCTGTATATGtcaatgttgttgttgttcaatTTCTCgcttgtttatatatatatatatatatatatatatatatataagtgacaACATAAAATACATACAACGACATAATTGTATGTGTTGTCATGTTGTGTATGTCATATATACGTTTTGTATGTCTGTATATGtcaatgttgttgttgttcaatTTCTCGCTTGTTTATAGTTACTCAATTGTGCTTCTGTCAGTTGCTTGTTTCTGAAGTAgtttttttctgaaattttcaaACTTGATTCATGTCTTCATTGGACTGTTTTTAgtaatatttgtttttcttcGTTGAGGAAGACATTAAAGAGTTAAGTATGCCGAAGCAAATAATTTGGATATAATAGAACGACAATCATAACCATTATTTAATTCACAAGAGGCACAATCCTCCCCGATGAAGTTTGACTGCCTTGTCTCGCCCTTTCGCATTTAATAAAAGAGAAAGCCGTCTAAAAATAATACTATCAAGTACAAATTGGATATATAATCAAACAAATAAGAAGAATCAAGTATACATAAAGCATACTCATTAAGAGGGTCCGGAAGAAGAACGTAGCGCCTAAAGGGTGTGATGTAGCCTACTCCAAAGTAAGATTGGTAATGCCGTTTACACGCAACCTCGTGTCCATAGGTCACCTGGAGATAATCAAACAGGTAAGTACCCATAATTCCATTGAGCAAAATGTTCTCCTTCAATTCTTAATATGGTGAAGCCGGCAGATTTGTTTAGGGAAACTCACTTTCCAAGCCACTTTTCAATAGGTAGGATTCAATTGAATGGTTGTGACTATTAACAGGATTATGAAGTGACAGTTCCTTTTTCAGATTTAAATATTGAGTATttagataaataaaaaagatatttaGGTAATTGAACCTTTAAGTTTTAAGGTccatttttaatataatatagaagaTAAGGACTCCAAAACAAAATTGTGTGCTTCTTACAAAGAAGCAAGAAGTATGGTGAGATGGTTGGGATTCACTCACTCTACTTAGAGGTGATGTGTTTAAGCCTGAGAATATCGAAGTGCCTTATTCCCCATGGTGAACCTATGCGCCGCGAACTCAAATTAGTTGGAGCGGTGGATTTGGAATACCAGATACTTAAAGCCAAAAGtgaaagacaaaaaaataacaaaataactTTGTCCGTCAACTTTTCCAGGTCAAGAAAAGTTGGACCAGTGATCTATTCAACATTTGCTTTAAGTAATGTTGTCCAAGAAAGGTCATTGATGATTGACCAAGCTGCAGTTGTAATTTGCGTGAGACTTGCAACattatatttgtaactaataggTGTAATTCCATGTATGCATTCTGATTTTCAAGTCTTAAATGGCTTCTGCAGTTGTCCCTTACCTGTTTCTACTTGCAACCTTTTTACTTCTTCTACCTTCAACAATTGCTCAATCTTACAAAAATGTTTGTTGGGGTTCAATACTTGCGACGAGTGGTGTTACTATATTTTGGCCATCCCCATCTGAAGAATTTGCTTTTGGCTTTCGAAAAATTGGAAATGGATCATCAGGCTTCTTACTAGCCATTTGGTTCAACAAACTCAAAGAAAAGACCATAGTTTGGACAGCCAATAGAGATAAAATCGTGCCGGATGGATCCAAAATTGAGCTCTCCATGGATGGAAGACTAGTACTCACTGATCCAAATGGTCAAGAAATATGGGCTCGTGGCATGGCCAGTGCTGGACCAGCCTATGGAGCCATGCTTTACACTGGAAATTTTGTGCTAGCAACAATCAGTAGTAATTCAGTCACTCAATAGCAGAGCTTTGATGAGCCAACTGATACGATTTTGCCTGGCCAAGTACTTAAAGGAAGAACCAGGCCTGTCTCAAGCTTCTCTGACACGAATGTATCGAGTGGAAAGTTCGA
Coding sequences within it:
- the LOC132043317 gene encoding G-type lectin S-receptor-like serine/threonine-protein kinase LECRK2 → MASKNPDDPFPIFRKPKAKSPDGDGQILETSLSNVEGRSTKKLQVETDGTAEYHESVVPYLFLLATFLLLLPSTIAQSYKNVCWGSILATSGVTIFWPSPSEEFAFGFRKIGNGSSGFLLAIWFNKLKEKTIVWTANRDKIVPDGSKIELSMDGRLVLTDPNGQEIWARGMASAGPAYGAMLYTGNFSFDEPTDTILPGQVLKGRTRPVSSFSDTNVSSGKFELGVKDDGNLGLYPVATRDEYLLIETAGSGYQVVFNQSGFIFFQAKNGTMLNLLSSSIEANSTTSQLGGVACGFKSVCSIGTDRRPRCDCPVGYILNDTNDKIGNCRQNFPEQNCLSDCFCVAAVYGTDNICWKKSSVFILMLLASLYVNFKGKNTKKLVPYQAVPGLNIRSFSYNELEEATNGFEDEFGTGAFSTVYKAVLND